A region of Jannaschia sp. W003 DNA encodes the following proteins:
- a CDS encoding DUF4175 domain-containing protein: MTHDALDRIRRQLALTRLGLWAERITHALWPAWTALFLGVAVWASGVVAPLWEASLIAALGVLALVLAVLGLRGFRAPTRAEAAARLDATLPGRPIATLSDDLAIGAADAGARSVWAAHRERLARRLGAARAVAPDLRVSRRDPYALRYMALLLAAVAVTFGTLLRVPAAPVLPGGAGGAVAAGPAWEGWLQPPRHTGLPTLYLNEIAPGTVAVPEGTQVTLRLYGQPGALSVSETVSGRAEVNPAEPIQEFAATRSGTLAIDGAETAPLWSLDVLPDAAPTVTLAGEPGFEHPATTTLPWAAEDDHGITAARIRLALDLAAVDRRHGLAADPEPIAPIEMDMALPIAGSRDAIRETFRADLAKHPLAGLPVRATLEVSDAAAQTGTAEAAIVLPAKPFYDPMAAALVEMRRDLLWSRENRRRTAQVLRAVSWRGDDTFDNPSAYLIVRMAIRKLEGVDALDVPLRDEIAEMLWEAATRLEENSLDSALERLRQAEERLSEAIRNGAPPEEIERLMAEMRQAMDDYTRQLAQQGGQQGQQQQAEGETQEVTPDMLDQMMERIEELMAQGRTAEAQELLRQLQEMMENLQVTQGQGSGQGGQQQSQGEQSMDDLRDTLREQQGLSDDAFRELQEQFDPAPGQGEQQGQQQGQGQQPGQDGQQGEGQQPGQQGQGQQPGTQGGQGQAQGEPGGGTTPEALARRQGQLRRQLDGLREGLPQTGGEAGERAAEALDRAGRAMDDAESDLAEGNLGGALDDQARAMDALRDGMQELGRALAEERQDGQPGQGQGQAAERTGDGFRRDPLGRRSGEGARLGTDEEFLGGIDAARRARELMDEIRRRSGERERPEVELDYLRRLLERF, encoded by the coding sequence TTGACCCACGACGCGCTCGACCGCATCCGCCGCCAGCTCGCGCTGACCCGCCTCGGCCTCTGGGCCGAGCGGATCACCCACGCGCTCTGGCCGGCCTGGACGGCGCTGTTCCTCGGCGTCGCGGTCTGGGCCTCGGGCGTGGTCGCGCCGCTGTGGGAGGCCTCGCTGATCGCCGCCCTGGGCGTGTTGGCCCTCGTGCTCGCCGTGCTCGGCCTGCGCGGCTTCCGCGCCCCCACCCGTGCCGAGGCCGCCGCCCGCCTCGACGCCACGCTGCCCGGCCGCCCCATCGCCACGCTCTCGGACGACCTCGCCATCGGCGCCGCCGACGCGGGCGCGCGCTCGGTCTGGGCCGCGCACCGCGAGCGCCTCGCCCGCCGCCTCGGCGCCGCCCGCGCGGTCGCGCCCGACCTGCGCGTCAGCCGCCGCGATCCCTACGCCCTGCGCTACATGGCGCTCCTGCTCGCCGCCGTGGCCGTGACCTTCGGCACGCTCCTGCGCGTTCCAGCCGCCCCCGTGCTGCCCGGCGGCGCGGGCGGCGCCGTGGCCGCAGGCCCCGCCTGGGAGGGTTGGCTCCAGCCGCCCCGCCACACCGGCCTGCCCACGCTCTACCTCAACGAGATCGCGCCCGGCACCGTGGCCGTGCCCGAGGGCACGCAGGTGACGCTGCGCCTCTACGGCCAGCCCGGCGCGCTCTCGGTCTCCGAGACCGTCTCGGGCCGCGCGGAGGTGAACCCCGCCGAGCCGATCCAGGAGTTCGCCGCCACCCGCTCCGGCACGCTCGCCATCGACGGCGCCGAGACCGCGCCGCTCTGGTCGCTCGACGTGCTGCCCGACGCCGCCCCCACGGTCACGCTCGCCGGCGAGCCGGGCTTCGAGCACCCCGCCACCACCACGCTCCCCTGGGCCGCCGAGGACGACCACGGCATCACCGCGGCCCGCATCCGCCTCGCCCTCGACCTGGCCGCCGTGGACCGCCGCCACGGGCTGGCCGCGGACCCCGAGCCCATCGCCCCGATCGAGATGGACATGGCGCTGCCCATCGCCGGCAGCCGCGACGCCATCCGCGAGACGTTCCGCGCCGACCTCGCCAAGCACCCCCTCGCCGGCCTGCCCGTGCGCGCCACGCTCGAGGTCTCCGACGCCGCCGCGCAGACCGGCACCGCCGAGGCCGCCATCGTGCTGCCCGCCAAGCCGTTCTACGACCCCATGGCCGCCGCGCTCGTGGAGATGCGCCGCGACCTCCTGTGGTCGCGCGAGAACCGCCGCCGCACCGCGCAGGTGCTGCGCGCCGTGTCCTGGCGCGGCGACGACACCTTCGACAACCCGTCCGCGTACCTCATCGTCCGCATGGCGATCCGCAAGCTGGAGGGCGTGGACGCCCTCGACGTGCCCCTGCGCGACGAGATCGCCGAGATGCTCTGGGAGGCCGCCACGCGGCTCGAGGAGAACTCGCTCGACTCCGCCCTCGAGCGCCTGCGCCAGGCCGAGGAGCGCCTGAGCGAGGCGATCCGCAACGGCGCGCCGCCCGAGGAGATCGAGCGCCTGATGGCCGAGATGCGGCAGGCGATGGACGACTACACCCGCCAGCTCGCGCAGCAGGGGGGACAGCAGGGCCAGCAGCAGCAGGCCGAGGGCGAGACCCAGGAGGTCACGCCCGACATGCTCGACCAGATGATGGAGCGCATCGAGGAGCTGATGGCCCAGGGGCGCACCGCCGAGGCGCAGGAGCTGCTGCGCCAGCTCCAGGAGATGATGGAGAACCTCCAGGTCACGCAAGGACAGGGCAGCGGCCAGGGTGGCCAGCAGCAGTCGCAGGGCGAGCAGTCCATGGACGACCTGCGCGACACCCTGCGCGAGCAGCAGGGCCTGAGCGACGACGCCTTTCGCGAGCTGCAGGAGCAGTTCGACCCCGCCCCCGGGCAGGGCGAGCAGCAGGGCCAGCAGCAAGGCCAGGGCCAGCAGCCCGGCCAGGACGGCCAGCAGGGCGAGGGCCAGCAGCCGGGCCAGCAGGGCCAGGGGCAGCAGCCCGGCACGCAGGGCGGCCAGGGACAGGCGCAGGGCGAGCCCGGCGGCGGCACCACGCCCGAGGCCCTCGCCCGGCGCCAGGGCCAGCTGCGCCGGCAACTCGACGGCCTGCGCGAGGGCCTGCCGCAGACAGGCGGCGAGGCCGGCGAGCGCGCCGCCGAGGCGCTGGACCGCGCCGGCCGTGCCATGGACGACGCCGAGAGCGACCTCGCCGAGGGCAACCTCGGCGGCGCCCTCGACGACCAGGCCCGCGCCATGGACGCCCTGCGCGACGGCATGCAGGAGCTGGGCCGCGCCCTGGCCGAGGAGCGGCAGGACGGCCAGCCCGGGCAGGGCCAGGGCCAGGCCGCCGAGCGCACCGGCGACGGCTTCCGCCGCGATCCCCTTGGCCGCCGCTCCGGCGAGGGCGCGCGGCTGGGCACCGACGAGGAGTTCCTCGGCGGCATTGACGCGGCCCGCCGCGCGCGCGAGCTGATGGACGAGATCCGCCGCCGGTCGGGTGAGCGGGAGCGGCCCGAGGTGGAGCTCGACTACCTGCGGCGGCTCCTGGAGCGGTTCTAG
- the lysA gene encoding diaminopimelate decarboxylase encodes MDHFLYRDGVLHAEDVPLPEIAASVGTPAYVYSAATLLRHLRLFDEALAPLPHLVCYAVKAAGNVAILKLLGDAGAGMDVVSEGEYRRARAAGIPGERIVFSGVGKTRAEMAHVLRNGIRQINLESEPEMRALSEIAASMGVEVPVTVRVNPDVDAKTHEKISTGLAENKFGIPIARARAVYAEIARLPGLRAVGIDVHIGSQLTDLQPFREAYAKVADLTMALRADGHRIERLDLGGGLGIPYARSNLAPPLPSDYGALVRETVGHLGCEIEIEPGRLIAGNAGILLASVVWRKGGEGRDFLILDAAMNDLVRPAMYGAHHDIVPLHEPAPGAETAPYDVVGPVCETGDTFCKARELPHVPEGGVLAFRSAGAYGATMASEYNARPLVPEVLVQGSDWAVIRPRPSYEEMIGREAIPDWLAAP; translated from the coding sequence ATGGACCACTTCCTCTACCGCGACGGCGTGCTCCACGCCGAGGACGTGCCCCTGCCCGAGATCGCGGCCAGCGTCGGCACGCCCGCCTACGTCTACTCCGCCGCCACGCTCCTGCGGCACCTGCGCCTCTTCGACGAGGCGCTCGCACCCCTGCCCCACCTCGTCTGCTACGCGGTGAAGGCCGCCGGCAACGTCGCCATCCTCAAGCTGCTCGGCGACGCCGGCGCCGGCATGGACGTGGTGTCGGAGGGCGAGTACCGCCGCGCCCGCGCCGCCGGCATCCCCGGCGAGCGCATCGTGTTCTCGGGCGTCGGCAAGACCCGCGCCGAGATGGCCCACGTCCTCCGGAACGGCATCCGCCAGATCAACCTCGAGAGCGAGCCCGAGATGCGCGCCCTCTCGGAGATCGCCGCCTCCATGGGCGTCGAGGTCCCCGTGACGGTGCGCGTGAACCCCGACGTGGACGCGAAGACCCACGAGAAGATCTCCACCGGCCTCGCCGAGAACAAGTTCGGCATCCCTATCGCCCGCGCCCGCGCGGTCTACGCCGAGATCGCCCGCCTCCCCGGCCTGCGCGCCGTGGGCATCGACGTGCACATCGGCTCACAGCTCACCGACCTCCAGCCGTTCCGCGAGGCCTATGCGAAGGTGGCGGACCTCACGATGGCCTTGCGCGCCGACGGCCACCGCATCGAGCGCCTCGACCTCGGCGGCGGCCTCGGCATTCCCTACGCCCGCTCCAACCTCGCCCCGCCGCTGCCCTCGGACTACGGCGCCCTGGTGCGGGAGACCGTGGGCCACCTGGGCTGCGAGATCGAGATCGAGCCGGGGCGCCTGATCGCCGGCAACGCCGGCATCCTCCTGGCCTCGGTGGTCTGGCGCAAGGGCGGCGAGGGCCGCGACTTCCTGATCCTCGATGCCGCCATGAACGACCTCGTCCGCCCCGCCATGTACGGCGCGCACCACGACATCGTGCCCCTGCACGAGCCGGCCCCCGGCGCCGAGACCGCGCCCTACGACGTGGTCGGCCCCGTCTGCGAGACCGGCGACACCTTCTGCAAGGCGCGCGAATTGCCGCACGTTCCCGAGGGCGGCGTGCTCGCGTTCCGCTCGGCCGGGGCCTACGGCGCCACCATGGCCTCGGAATACAACGCCCGCCCGCTGGTGCCGGAGGTGCTGGTGCAGGGCTCGGACTGGGCCGTGATCCGCCCACGCCCCTCCTACGAGGAGATGATCGGGCGCGAGGCCATTCCCGATTGGCTCGCCGCGCCCTAA
- a CDS encoding low specificity L-threonine aldolase, with product MNLNFASDNTGPVAAPIMDALNAANAGAAMPYGNDPWMPGVRDAIRAAFRWPEAEVLLVATGTGANALALAGLIEPWESVICHRIAHVEEDECGAPEFYTGGAKLVLADGEGGKMTPDTLRAALARTGTKGVHGVQRGALSLTNVTEAGTVYSLAEIGALQETAREAGLALHLDGARFANACAALGCGAAELADGFDVVSFGGTKNGCMAVEAIVLRDPAKHWEMQLRRKRAAQLWSKHRYLAVQMAAYLEGDLWLANARAANAAGQRLAAGLRTLGAELVWEPEANMIFARLDRAAHGRARSEAEYYLMDDVERPLCRLVCDFTKTDAEVDRLLELFRG from the coding sequence ATGAATCTCAACTTCGCCTCCGACAACACCGGTCCCGTGGCCGCCCCGATCATGGACGCGCTCAATGCGGCCAACGCGGGGGCCGCCATGCCCTACGGCAACGATCCGTGGATGCCCGGCGTGCGGGACGCGATCCGCGCCGCCTTCCGCTGGCCCGAGGCCGAGGTGCTGCTGGTCGCCACCGGGACCGGGGCCAACGCGCTGGCCCTCGCCGGGCTGATCGAGCCGTGGGAGTCGGTGATCTGCCACCGCATCGCCCACGTCGAGGAGGACGAGTGCGGCGCGCCTGAGTTCTACACCGGCGGCGCCAAGCTGGTGCTGGCGGACGGAGAGGGCGGCAAGATGACGCCCGACACGTTGCGCGCCGCCCTCGCCCGCACCGGCACCAAGGGCGTGCACGGGGTGCAGCGCGGGGCGCTCAGCCTCACCAACGTCACCGAGGCGGGCACGGTGTATTCCCTCGCCGAGATCGGCGCGCTGCAGGAAACCGCGCGCGAGGCGGGGCTGGCGCTCCACCTCGACGGCGCGCGCTTCGCCAATGCCTGCGCCGCCCTCGGGTGCGGGGCGGCCGAGCTGGCGGACGGCTTCGACGTGGTCAGCTTCGGCGGCACCAAGAACGGCTGCATGGCCGTCGAGGCCATCGTGCTGCGCGACCCGGCGAAGCACTGGGAGATGCAGCTCCGCCGCAAGCGCGCGGCGCAGCTGTGGTCGAAGCACCGCTACCTCGCGGTGCAGATGGCGGCCTACCTCGAGGGCGACCTTTGGCTGGCGAACGCCCGCGCGGCCAACGCCGCCGGGCAGCGGCTGGCGGCGGGGCTCCGCACACTTGGGGCTGAACTGGTCTGGGAGCCCGAGGCCAACATGATCTTCGCCCGGCTGGACCGCGCGGCACACGGGCGGGCGCGGTCGGAAGCCGAGTACTACTTGATGGACGACGTGGAGCGGCCCCTCTGCCGGCTGGTGTGCGACTTCACCAAGACCGACGCGGAGGTGGATCGGTTGCTGGAGTTGTTCCGCGGTTGA
- a CDS encoding YcgN family cysteine cluster protein yields the protein MPSRPRRDPLRPRFWERPLGTLNPREWEALCDGCGKCCLNKLEDEETAEVVFTDVACRLLDDATCRCAHYETRLAFVPDCVVLTPKSLPDVAYFMPETCAYRRLHEGRDLPRWHPLLTGDPESPHAAGASLRGRTHSEMDVAEDDWEEHIVEEPLGEP from the coding sequence ATGCCCTCTAGGCCCCGGCGCGACCCGCTCCGCCCGCGCTTCTGGGAGCGGCCCCTTGGCACGCTGAACCCCCGCGAGTGGGAGGCGCTCTGCGACGGCTGCGGCAAGTGCTGCCTCAACAAGCTGGAAGACGAGGAGACCGCCGAGGTGGTGTTCACCGACGTCGCCTGCCGCCTCCTGGACGACGCCACCTGCCGCTGCGCCCACTACGAGACGCGGCTGGCCTTCGTGCCCGACTGCGTGGTGCTGACGCCGAAGTCGCTGCCCGACGTGGCCTACTTCATGCCCGAGACCTGCGCCTACCGCCGCCTCCACGAGGGCCGGGACCTGCCCCGCTGGCACCCCCTCCTGACCGGCGACCCCGAGAGCCCCCACGCCGCGGGGGCGTCGCTCCGGGGCCGGACCCATTCCGAGATGGACGTGGCCGAGGACGACTGGGAGGAGCACATCGTCGAGGAGCCCCTGGGAGAGCCATGA
- a CDS encoding bifunctional riboflavin kinase/FAD synthetase, with protein sequence MRVFRDPSSIPADARGASAAIGNFDGVHLGHRHVIDLARRPGAPLGVVTFEPHPREVFAPDAPPFRLMNSAAKASRLHKIGVDALFELDFRRIAPLTPDAFMEDVLAGALGLSHVVVGEDFRFGKGRSGDVDTLRAGGQRLGFEVTAAPLLAEGGTDVSSTAIREALAGGRPRDAARMLGHWHRVEGPVIHGEKRGRTLGWPTANMSMEGLHLPRLGVYAVLADVLDGPHRGAHRGVASLGVRPMFGENAPNLETFLFDFAGDLYGAPMSVALVEFLRPEARFDGLDALVAQMERDGAGARAVLDAL encoded by the coding sequence ATGCGCGTGTTCCGTGATCCCAGCTCCATCCCGGCGGACGCGCGCGGCGCTTCGGCGGCGATCGGCAACTTCGACGGCGTGCACCTCGGCCACCGCCACGTGATCGACCTCGCCCGGCGCCCCGGCGCGCCCCTCGGCGTGGTCACCTTCGAGCCGCACCCCCGCGAGGTCTTCGCGCCCGACGCGCCCCCGTTCCGCCTGATGAACAGCGCCGCCAAGGCCTCGCGCCTGCACAAGATCGGCGTGGACGCCCTGTTCGAACTGGACTTCCGCCGCATCGCCCCCCTCACCCCGGACGCCTTCATGGAGGACGTGCTGGCAGGCGCGCTCGGGCTCTCCCACGTTGTGGTCGGCGAGGACTTCCGCTTCGGCAAGGGGCGGTCGGGCGACGTGGACACCCTGCGCGCGGGCGGCCAGCGTCTCGGCTTCGAGGTCACCGCCGCGCCGCTGCTGGCCGAGGGCGGCACCGACGTGTCCTCCACCGCGATCCGCGAGGCGCTGGCCGGGGGCCGCCCCCGCGACGCCGCGCGCATGCTGGGTCACTGGCACCGCGTCGAAGGCCCCGTGATCCACGGCGAGAAGCGCGGGCGCACGCTGGGCTGGCCGACCGCCAACATGAGCATGGAAGGCCTGCACCTCCCCCGCCTCGGCGTCTACGCCGTGCTGGCCGATGTGCTCGACGGCCCCCACCGCGGCGCGCACCGGGGCGTGGCCTCGCTGGGGGTCCGCCCGATGTTCGGCGAGAACGCCCCCAATCTGGAGACCTTCCTCTTCGACTTCGCCGGCGACCTCTACGGCGCGCCGATGTCGGTCGCCTTGGTCGAGTTCCTGCGCCCCGAGGCGCGGTTCGACGGGCTGGACGCCCTCGTCGCCCAGATGGAGCGCGACGGGGCCGGGGCGCGGGCGGTGCTCGATGCCCTCTAG
- a CDS encoding ABC transporter transmembrane domain-containing protein, translating to MAEIEKASERQGSKRVGNLLRLAPFLRPYRGLLAAALLALTLTAAVSLILPLAVRRVVDGFETSAEGLLDQYFLAALLIAGALAIGTGLRYYLVTRLGERVVADIRKAVFGRMIRMSPDFFDGILTGEVLSRITTDTTLLLSVIGSSVSVALRNVLIFAGGLALMLWTSPKLGGLVLLIVPLLILPIVILGRRLRQLSRENQDWIAESSGRASEWLLSAQTVQAYTFERQAAGRFDDVTEDSFRSASKRIATRATMTVIVIALIFAAVIAVLWVGARDVRADAMSIGELIQFLIYAIMVAGSVGALSEIWGELQRAAGATERLVELLEVEDAVRDPATAHPPALGDGLRFEGVRFHYPSRPSVAALEGVDLHVRPGETVALVGPSGAGKSTVIQLIQRFYDPDEGRITLGGTDLRDMDRAAFRRLLALVPQDPVIFAASARDNIAFGTEGATAAQVEAAARAAAAHDFIAALPEGYDTYVGERGVMLSGGQKQRIAIARAILRDAPLLLLDEATSALDAESERAVQDAVERLAEGRTTIIVAHRLATVKAADRIVVMEGGRIAATGTHDELVGQGGLYARLARLQFTEGLAAE from the coding sequence ATGGCGGAGATCGAGAAGGCGTCCGAGCGGCAGGGCTCGAAGCGCGTGGGCAACCTCCTGCGCCTCGCGCCGTTCCTGCGACCCTACCGCGGCCTGCTCGCCGCCGCGCTCCTCGCGCTGACGCTCACCGCCGCCGTGTCGCTGATCCTGCCGCTCGCGGTGCGCCGCGTGGTGGACGGGTTCGAGACCTCGGCGGAGGGGCTGCTCGACCAGTACTTCCTGGCCGCCCTCTTGATCGCCGGCGCGCTCGCGATCGGGACGGGGCTGCGCTACTACCTCGTGACGCGCCTCGGCGAGCGAGTGGTGGCCGACATCCGCAAGGCCGTGTTCGGGCGCATGATCCGCATGAGCCCCGACTTCTTCGACGGCATCCTCACCGGCGAGGTGCTCTCCCGCATCACCACCGACACGACGCTGCTCCTGTCGGTGATCGGGTCCTCGGTCTCTGTGGCCCTGCGCAACGTGCTGATCTTCGCGGGGGGCCTCGCGCTGATGCTCTGGACGTCGCCCAAGCTCGGCGGGCTGGTGCTGCTGATCGTGCCGCTCCTGATCCTGCCGATCGTGATCCTCGGCCGGCGCCTGCGCCAGCTGAGCCGCGAGAACCAGGACTGGATCGCCGAATCCTCGGGCCGCGCGTCGGAGTGGCTGCTGTCGGCCCAGACCGTGCAGGCCTACACCTTCGAGCGCCAGGCCGCGGGACGCTTCGACGACGTGACCGAGGACTCGTTCCGCTCGGCCTCGAAGCGCATCGCGACGCGCGCGACGATGACCGTGATCGTGATCGCGCTGATCTTCGCCGCCGTGATCGCCGTGCTCTGGGTCGGCGCGCGCGACGTCCGGGCGGACGCGATGTCGATCGGCGAGCTGATCCAGTTCCTGATCTACGCGATCATGGTCGCGGGCAGCGTCGGCGCCCTGTCCGAGATCTGGGGCGAGCTGCAGCGCGCCGCCGGCGCCACCGAGCGGCTGGTGGAGCTGCTGGAGGTGGAGGACGCCGTGCGCGACCCCGCCACGGCGCATCCCCCCGCGCTGGGCGACGGGCTGCGCTTCGAGGGCGTGCGCTTCCACTACCCCTCGCGCCCCTCGGTGGCCGCCCTCGAGGGCGTGGACCTCCACGTCCGCCCCGGCGAGACCGTGGCGCTGGTCGGTCCCTCGGGCGCGGGCAAGTCCACGGTGATCCAGCTGATCCAGCGCTTCTACGATCCCGACGAGGGGCGCATCACCCTGGGCGGCACCGACCTGCGGGACATGGACCGGGCCGCGTTCCGGCGGCTGCTCGCGCTCGTGCCGCAGGATCCGGTGATCTTCGCGGCCTCGGCGCGCGACAACATCGCCTTCGGCACGGAAGGCGCCACGGCGGCGCAGGTCGAGGCCGCCGCCCGCGCCGCCGCGGCGCACGACTTCATCGCCGCGCTGCCCGAGGGCTACGACACCTACGTGGGCGAGCGCGGCGTGATGCTGTCGGGCGGGCAGAAGCAGCGCATCGCCATCGCCCGCGCGATCCTGCGCGACGCGCCGCTCCTCCTGCTCGACGAGGCGACGAGCGCCCTCGACGCCGAGTCCGAGCGCGCCGTGCAGGACGCCGTGGAGCGGCTTGCCGAGGGGCGCACCACGATCATCGTCGCCCACCGGCTGGCCACCGTGAAGGCCGCCGACCGGATCGTGGTGATGGAGGGGGGGCGCATCGCCGCCACCGGCACCCACGACGAGCTGGTGGGGCAGGGCGGTCTCTACGCCCGCCTCGCGCGGCTCCAGTTCACGGAAGGCCTCGCGGCGGAGTGA